From the Kitasatospora viridis genome, one window contains:
- a CDS encoding DLW-39 family protein has translation MKKLLLVALVALGGFFVYRQVQADRAEQDLWTEATDPIPAGR, from the coding sequence GTGAAGAAGCTCCTCCTGGTCGCCCTGGTCGCCCTCGGCGGCTTCTTTGTCTACCGTCAGGTCCAGGCCGACCGCGCCGAGCAGGACCTGTGGACCGAGGCCACCGACCCGATCCCGGCCGGCCGCTGA
- a CDS encoding protein phosphatase 2C domain-containing protein, with the protein MRIEYLTEAMPGGRGNEDFVLAGDGFAVLLDGATASGSETGCVHQVSWVARRLGAELARILVARPELSLREVLRAGVTALRELHGDGCDLTNPDSPSATVAMVRWGSGRLDHLVLADSPVLVELADGELLTVLDDRVERLPAYDRATVARLRNAPGGFWVASTRPEAADQALTGSHPLAGVRRFAVLTDGVSRLVERYGWSWRALLDGLAQGGPAQLLAAVREAELADPPGRFAGKRHDDATVLFGRPDPADLVG; encoded by the coding sequence ATGCGGATCGAGTACCTGACCGAGGCGATGCCGGGCGGCCGGGGCAACGAGGACTTCGTGCTCGCCGGGGACGGCTTCGCGGTGCTGCTGGACGGGGCCACCGCGAGCGGGTCCGAGACCGGCTGCGTGCACCAGGTGTCCTGGGTGGCCCGGCGGCTCGGCGCGGAACTGGCCCGGATCCTGGTGGCCCGACCGGAACTGTCGCTGCGTGAGGTCCTGCGGGCCGGCGTGACGGCGCTGCGGGAGCTGCACGGGGACGGCTGCGACCTGACCAACCCGGACAGCCCCTCGGCCACCGTGGCGATGGTCCGCTGGGGGAGCGGGCGGCTGGACCACCTGGTGCTGGCCGACTCGCCGGTGCTGGTCGAACTGGCCGACGGCGAGCTGCTGACGGTGCTGGACGACCGTGTCGAACGTCTCCCCGCCTACGACCGCGCCACCGTCGCCCGGCTGCGCAACGCCCCCGGCGGGTTCTGGGTGGCGAGCACCCGCCCGGAGGCCGCCGACCAGGCGCTCACCGGCTCGCACCCGCTGGCCGGGGTGCGCCGCTTCGCGGTGCTGACCGACGGGGTGTCACGGCTGGTGGAGCGGTACGGCTGGAGCTGGCGGGCACTGCTGGACGGCTTGGCGCAGGGCGGCCCGGCGCAGCTGCTGGCAGCCGTCCGGGAGGCCGAACTGGCCGATCCGCCGGGCCGCTTCGCCGGCAAGCGGCACGACGACGCCACGGTGCTGTTCGGCCGCCCCGACCCGGCGGACCTGGTGGGTTGA
- a CDS encoding SAM-dependent methyltransferase — translation MAQIAPQLVEALEGLLGSRLPFRLQAWDGSSAGAPEGPVLVLRNRRALRRLLWAPGELGLARAYVSGDLELGPGEDLYAVLSEVAQFVDRPEIRDLHLGPRDLTGPAGRRALGALARVGALGPQPALPPEEARQQGLLHSRGRDRTAISHHYDVGNDFYRLVLGPSMVYSCAYWTPQGRSLEDAQAAKLDLICRKLGLRPGQRLLDVGCGWGSLVLHAAEHYGVRAVGVSISAEQVALARQRVEAAGLADRVEIRLQDYREIPDGPYDAISSVGMAEHVGSAQYRVYAEGLYGLLAPGGRLLNHQIARRPDQPGAAHSTSDFIDRYVFPDGELSPVGSTVASLEEAGFEVRDVEALREHYALTLRDWVANLEANWAQAVRLAGRGRARVWRLYMAASALAFEENRIGINQVLAVRTAGRGESRLPATREQWLVRSADPELRVANQG, via the coding sequence ATGGCACAGATCGCACCGCAGCTCGTCGAGGCGCTGGAGGGGCTGCTCGGCAGCCGGCTCCCGTTCCGCCTCCAGGCCTGGGACGGCAGTTCGGCGGGGGCGCCCGAGGGCCCGGTGCTGGTGCTGCGCAACCGGCGGGCGCTGCGCCGGCTGCTCTGGGCCCCCGGCGAGCTCGGCCTGGCCCGGGCCTACGTCTCCGGCGACCTGGAGCTCGGCCCCGGCGAGGACCTGTACGCGGTGCTGAGCGAGGTGGCGCAGTTCGTCGACCGGCCGGAGATCCGCGACCTGCACCTGGGCCCGCGCGACCTGACCGGCCCGGCCGGGCGGCGGGCGCTCGGCGCGCTGGCCCGGGTCGGCGCGCTCGGCCCGCAGCCCGCGCTGCCCCCGGAGGAGGCCCGCCAGCAGGGCCTGCTCCACAGCCGCGGCCGGGACCGGACGGCGATCAGCCACCACTACGACGTGGGCAACGACTTCTACCGCCTGGTGCTCGGCCCCTCGATGGTCTACTCCTGCGCCTACTGGACCCCGCAGGGCCGCAGCCTGGAGGACGCCCAGGCCGCCAAGCTCGACCTGATCTGCCGCAAGCTCGGCCTGCGGCCCGGCCAGCGGCTGCTGGACGTGGGCTGCGGCTGGGGCTCGCTGGTGCTGCACGCGGCCGAGCACTACGGGGTGCGGGCGGTCGGCGTCAGCATCTCCGCCGAGCAGGTCGCGCTGGCCCGGCAGCGGGTCGAGGCGGCCGGACTGGCCGACCGGGTGGAGATCCGGCTGCAGGACTACCGGGAGATCCCTGACGGTCCGTACGACGCGATCTCCTCGGTCGGCATGGCCGAGCACGTCGGCAGCGCCCAGTACCGGGTCTACGCCGAGGGCCTGTACGGCCTGCTGGCCCCGGGCGGCCGGCTGCTCAACCACCAGATCGCCCGCCGCCCCGACCAGCCCGGCGCGGCGCACAGCACCAGCGACTTCATCGACCGCTACGTCTTCCCGGACGGCGAGCTCTCCCCGGTCGGCAGCACCGTCGCCAGCCTGGAGGAGGCCGGCTTCGAGGTGCGCGACGTCGAGGCGCTGCGCGAGCACTACGCGCTGACCCTGCGGGACTGGGTGGCCAACCTGGAGGCGAACTGGGCCCAGGCGGTCCGGCTGGCCGGCCGCGGCCGGGCCCGGGTCTGGCGGCTCTACATGGCCGCCTCCGCGCTGGCCTTCGAGGAGAACCGGATCGGGATCAACCAGGTGCTCGCCGTCCGCACCGCCGGCCGCGGCGAGAGCCGGCTGCCGGCCACCCGGGAGCAGTGGCTGGTCCGTTCCGCCGATCCTGAGCTGCGGGTTGCCAACCAGGGGTAG
- a CDS encoding DUF3566 domain-containing protein, with translation MSGTTGAAGGAAPGGAPYGGVPQPPAEHPAASTSLMSAMGSNVPPPPNAPAPGAGGYSQPTTYTKGQPRGGRAGGAPAGPGPGAPRRPAPSAPAQQGGGGAMGRLRKARLRVVKADPWSVMKVSFLLSLAIGVIMIVAAAVLWTTLDSLGVFDSVGKTLKDVTGSGTGGTGGINIMDYVGFGTVITYTALIAVVDVVLLTALATLSAFIYNAAAGFTGGIELTLAEEE, from the coding sequence GTGAGTGGGACCACGGGTGCTGCGGGAGGTGCCGCGCCGGGCGGTGCGCCGTACGGAGGTGTTCCGCAGCCGCCGGCCGAGCACCCGGCGGCGTCCACCTCGCTGATGTCCGCGATGGGCTCCAACGTCCCGCCGCCGCCGAACGCGCCGGCCCCCGGGGCGGGCGGCTACTCGCAGCCGACCACCTACACCAAGGGCCAGCCCCGCGGCGGTCGCGCCGGCGGCGCGCCCGCGGGCCCCGGCCCGGGCGCTCCGCGCCGGCCGGCCCCGTCCGCGCCCGCGCAGCAGGGCGGCGGCGGCGCGATGGGTCGGCTGCGCAAGGCCCGGCTGCGGGTGGTCAAGGCCGACCCGTGGTCGGTGATGAAGGTCAGCTTCCTGCTGTCGCTGGCGATCGGCGTGATCATGATCGTGGCCGCCGCGGTGCTCTGGACCACCCTGGACTCGCTGGGCGTCTTCGACTCGGTCGGCAAGACCCTCAAGGACGTCACCGGCTCCGGCACCGGCGGCACCGGCGGCATCAACATCATGGACTACGTCGGCTTCGGCACGGTGATCACCTACACCGCGCTGATCGCCGTGGTGGACGTGGTGCTGCTGACCGCCCTGGCCACCCTCTCGGCGTTCATCTACAACGCGGCGGCCGGCTTCACCGGCGGCATCGAGCTGACGCTCGCCGAGGAGGAGTGA
- the gyrA gene encoding DNA gyrase subunit A, protein MVDDNRPDGGQPDTGSTDTFVSRIEPIELETEMQRSYLDYAMSVIVSRALPEVRDGLKPVHRRVLYAMYDGGYRPEKGYYKCARVVGDVMGNYHPHGDTSIYDTVVRLAQPWSLRMPLVDGNGNFGSPGNDPAAAMRYTECKLMPLAMEMMRDIDEDTVDFAANYDGRSQEPTVLPARIPNLLVNGATGIAVGMATNIPPHNLREVASGALWALEHPDASNEELLEALIERIKGPDFPTGALIVGRRGIEEAYRTGRGSITMRAVVEVEEIQGRQCLVITELPYQVNPDNLALKIADLVKDGRIAGIADVRDESSSRTGQRLVIVLKRDAVAKVVLNNLYKHTDLQTNFGANMLALVDGVPRTLSLDAFIRNWVNHQVDVIVRRTRFRLRKAEERAHILRALLKALDMIDEVIALIRASESADAARSGLMNLLTIDELQANAILEMQLRRLAALERQRIMDEHDELQRKIDEYNAILASPARQREIISEELTAIVEKFGDERRSTLIPSDGDLSIEDLIAEEDIVVTITRGGYVKRTRSDLYRSQKRGGKGVRGAQLKQDDIVDHFFVTTTHNWILFFTNKGRVYRAKGYELPDAGRDARGQHVANLLAFQPEEHITQVMAVRTYEDKPYLVLATREGLVKKSHLKDYDSPRSGGLIAINLRTDEDGRDDELIGAELVSADDDLLLVSKKAQSIRFTATDESLRPMSRATSGVKGMAFREDDELLSMNVVRPGTFVFTATDGGYAKRTSVDEYRLQGRGGFGTKAAKIVEGRGSLVGALVVEETDEIMAITLSGGVIRTRVSGVRETGRDTMGVQLINLGKRDAVVGMARNAEAEEDEAADDVDGVDGVESAVEGEDVAQAAVEPSEGTEQA, encoded by the coding sequence GTGGTCGACGACAACCGTCCCGACGGCGGGCAGCCGGACACCGGCTCCACCGACACCTTCGTCAGCCGGATCGAGCCGATCGAGCTCGAGACCGAGATGCAGCGCTCCTACCTCGACTACGCGATGAGCGTGATCGTCTCCCGCGCGCTGCCCGAGGTCCGCGACGGCCTCAAGCCGGTGCACCGCCGGGTGCTGTACGCCATGTACGACGGCGGGTACCGGCCGGAGAAGGGCTACTACAAGTGCGCCCGCGTGGTCGGCGACGTGATGGGCAACTACCACCCGCACGGCGACACCTCGATCTACGACACCGTGGTGCGCCTGGCCCAGCCCTGGTCGCTGCGGATGCCGCTGGTGGACGGCAACGGCAACTTCGGCTCGCCGGGCAACGACCCGGCGGCGGCGATGCGCTACACCGAGTGCAAGCTGATGCCGCTGGCCATGGAGATGATGCGCGACATCGACGAGGACACCGTCGACTTCGCCGCCAACTACGACGGCCGCTCGCAGGAGCCGACCGTCCTGCCGGCGCGCATCCCCAACCTGCTGGTCAACGGTGCCACCGGCATCGCGGTCGGCATGGCCACCAACATCCCGCCGCACAACCTGCGCGAGGTGGCCTCCGGCGCGCTCTGGGCGCTGGAGCACCCGGACGCCTCCAACGAGGAGCTGCTCGAAGCGCTGATCGAGCGGATCAAGGGCCCGGACTTCCCGACCGGTGCGCTGATCGTCGGCCGGCGCGGGATCGAGGAGGCCTACCGCACCGGCCGCGGCTCGATCACCATGCGCGCCGTGGTCGAGGTGGAGGAGATCCAGGGCCGCCAGTGCCTGGTGATCACCGAGCTGCCGTACCAGGTGAACCCGGACAACCTCGCGCTGAAGATCGCCGACCTGGTGAAGGACGGCCGGATCGCCGGCATCGCCGACGTCCGCGACGAGTCCTCCTCGCGCACCGGCCAGCGCCTGGTGATCGTGCTCAAGCGCGACGCCGTCGCCAAGGTGGTGCTGAACAACCTCTACAAGCACACCGACCTGCAGACCAACTTCGGCGCCAACATGCTGGCCCTGGTCGACGGGGTGCCGCGCACCCTCTCGCTGGACGCCTTCATCCGGAACTGGGTCAACCACCAGGTCGACGTGATCGTCCGGCGCACCCGGTTCCGGCTGCGCAAGGCCGAGGAGCGGGCGCACATCCTGCGCGCGCTGCTCAAGGCGCTGGACATGATCGACGAGGTGATCGCGCTCATCCGCGCCTCGGAGTCGGCCGACGCCGCCCGCAGCGGCCTGATGAACCTGCTCACCATCGACGAGCTGCAGGCCAACGCGATCCTGGAGATGCAGCTGCGCCGCCTGGCCGCCCTGGAGCGGCAGCGGATCATGGACGAGCACGACGAGCTGCAGCGGAAGATCGACGAGTACAACGCGATCCTGGCCTCCCCGGCCCGGCAGCGGGAGATCATCTCCGAGGAGCTCACCGCGATCGTCGAGAAGTTCGGCGACGAGCGGCGCTCCACCCTGATCCCCTCGGACGGCGACCTGTCGATCGAGGACCTGATCGCGGAGGAGGACATCGTCGTCACGATCACCCGTGGCGGCTACGTCAAGCGGACCCGCTCCGACCTCTACCGTTCGCAGAAGCGCGGCGGCAAGGGCGTGCGCGGTGCCCAGCTGAAGCAGGACGACATCGTCGACCACTTCTTCGTGACCACCACGCACAACTGGATCCTGTTCTTCACCAACAAGGGCCGGGTCTACCGGGCCAAGGGCTACGAGCTGCCGGACGCCGGCCGGGACGCCCGCGGCCAGCACGTGGCCAACCTGCTGGCCTTCCAGCCGGAGGAGCACATCACCCAGGTGATGGCGGTGCGCACCTACGAGGACAAGCCCTACCTGGTGCTGGCCACCCGCGAGGGCCTGGTCAAGAAGTCGCACCTCAAGGACTACGACTCGCCGCGCTCCGGCGGCCTGATCGCGATCAACCTGCGCACCGACGAGGACGGCCGGGACGACGAGCTGATCGGCGCCGAGCTGGTCTCCGCGGACGACGACCTGCTGCTGGTCTCCAAGAAGGCCCAGTCGATCCGGTTCACCGCCACCGACGAGTCGCTGCGGCCGATGAGCCGGGCCACCTCCGGGGTGAAGGGCATGGCCTTCCGGGAGGACGACGAGCTGCTCTCGATGAACGTGGTCCGTCCGGGCACCTTCGTCTTCACCGCGACCGACGGCGGCTACGCCAAGCGGACCTCGGTGGACGAGTACCGGCTCCAGGGCCGGGGCGGCTTCGGCACCAAGGCGGCGAAGATCGTCGAGGGCCGGGGCTCGCTGGTCGGCGCGCTGGTGGTCGAGGAGACCGACGAGATCATGGCGATCACCCTCTCCGGCGGCGTGATCCGCACCAGGGTTTCCGGCGTTCGTGAAACCGGACGTGACACCATGGGCGTCCAACTGATCAACCTCGGAAAGCGCGACGCGGTGGTGGGCATGGCCCGCAACGCGGAGGCCGAGGAGGACGAGGCGGCCGACGACGTCGATGGCGTCGACGGAGTCGAGTCCGCCGTGGAGGGCGAGGATGTGGCGCAGGCCGCAGTCGAGCCGTCCGAGGGCACTGAGCAGGCCTGA
- the gyrB gene encoding DNA topoisomerase (ATP-hydrolyzing) subunit B, whose amino-acid sequence MLCQRGRFVADSGESSQSPVPTDPSTGKAYDASAIQVLEGLDAVRKRPGMYIGSTGERGLHHLVQEVVDNAVDEAMAGHADTIDVTILADGGIRVIDNGRGIPVGIVPGQDKPAVEVVLTVLHAGGKFGGGGYAVSGGLHGVGVSVVNALSTRLAVEIHTDGHRWTQEYKMGAPTAALVQHEATDRTGTSVTFWADGDIFETTVYSFETLARRFKEMAFLNKGLTIRLTDERPEHIDDEGKPVSITYFYEGGIADFVQDLNSRKGDVIHPSVIDFEAEDKEKAIAVEVAMQWNASYTEGVYSFVNTIHTHGGGTHEEGFRAALTGLVNRYAREKKLLREKDENLSGEDIREGLTAVISVKIGEPQFEGQTKDKLGNTEAKTFVQRVVHEQLNDWLDRNPNEAADIIRKSITAATARMAARKARDLTRRKGLLESASLPGKLSDCQSKDPAECEIFIVEGDSAGGSAKQGRDPRVQAILPIRGKILNVEKARIDKVLQNTEVQALISAFGCGIQEDYDESKLRYHKIVLMADADVDGQHIRTLLLTLLFRFMRPLVEAGYVYLAMPPLYKIKWGKDDFEYVYSDRERDAVIEAGVSAGRRLPKDDAIQRFKGLGEMNAEELRITTMDAAHRLLQQITLEDAARADDLFSVLMGEDVEARRSFIQRNAKDVRFLDV is encoded by the coding sequence GTGTTGTGCCAGAGAGGGCGCTTCGTGGCCGATTCCGGCGAGTCCAGCCAGTCCCCCGTCCCCACCGACCCGTCCACCGGGAAGGCCTACGACGCCAGCGCCATCCAGGTGCTGGAGGGCCTCGACGCCGTCCGCAAGCGCCCGGGCATGTACATCGGTTCCACCGGTGAGCGCGGTCTGCACCACCTGGTCCAGGAGGTCGTGGACAACGCCGTCGACGAGGCCATGGCCGGTCACGCCGACACCATCGACGTCACGATCCTGGCCGACGGCGGCATCCGGGTCATCGACAACGGCCGCGGCATCCCGGTCGGCATCGTGCCCGGCCAGGACAAGCCCGCCGTCGAGGTGGTGCTCACCGTGCTGCACGCCGGCGGCAAGTTCGGCGGCGGCGGCTACGCCGTCTCCGGCGGTCTGCACGGCGTCGGCGTCTCGGTGGTGAACGCGCTCTCCACCCGGCTCGCGGTGGAGATCCACACCGACGGCCACCGGTGGACCCAGGAATACAAGATGGGTGCCCCGACCGCGGCGCTGGTCCAGCACGAGGCCACCGACCGGACCGGCACCAGCGTGACCTTCTGGGCCGACGGCGACATCTTCGAGACCACCGTCTACTCCTTCGAGACGCTGGCCCGCCGGTTCAAGGAGATGGCCTTCCTCAACAAGGGCCTGACCATCCGGCTGACCGACGAGCGCCCCGAGCACATCGACGACGAGGGCAAGCCGGTCTCGATCACCTACTTCTACGAGGGCGGCATCGCCGACTTCGTGCAGGACCTCAACTCCCGCAAGGGCGACGTGATCCACCCCTCGGTGATCGACTTCGAGGCGGAGGACAAGGAGAAGGCGATCGCGGTCGAGGTCGCCATGCAGTGGAACGCCTCCTACACCGAGGGCGTCTACTCCTTCGTCAACACCATCCACACGCACGGCGGCGGTACCCACGAGGAGGGCTTCCGCGCGGCGCTGACCGGCCTGGTCAACCGCTACGCGCGGGAGAAGAAGCTGCTCCGGGAGAAGGACGAGAACCTCTCCGGCGAGGACATCCGCGAGGGCCTGACCGCGGTCATCTCGGTCAAGATCGGCGAGCCGCAGTTCGAGGGCCAGACCAAGGACAAGCTCGGCAACACCGAGGCCAAGACCTTCGTCCAGCGCGTCGTGCACGAGCAGCTGAACGACTGGCTGGACCGCAACCCGAACGAGGCCGCGGACATCATCCGCAAGTCCATCACCGCGGCCACCGCGCGGATGGCGGCCCGCAAGGCCCGCGACCTGACCCGCCGCAAGGGCCTGCTGGAGAGCGCCTCGCTGCCCGGCAAGCTGAGCGACTGCCAGTCCAAGGACCCGGCCGAGTGCGAGATCTTCATCGTCGAGGGTGACTCCGCCGGCGGCTCCGCCAAGCAGGGCCGCGACCCGCGGGTGCAGGCCATCCTGCCGATCCGCGGCAAGATCCTGAACGTCGAGAAGGCGCGGATCGACAAGGTGCTGCAGAACACCGAGGTCCAGGCGCTGATCTCGGCCTTCGGCTGCGGCATCCAGGAGGACTACGACGAGTCCAAGCTGCGGTACCACAAGATCGTCCTGATGGCCGACGCCGACGTGGACGGGCAGCACATCCGGACCCTGCTGCTCACCCTGCTGTTCCGCTTCATGCGCCCGCTGGTCGAGGCCGGCTACGTCTACCTGGCGATGCCGCCGCTGTACAAGATCAAGTGGGGCAAGGACGACTTCGAGTACGTCTACTCCGACCGCGAGCGCGACGCCGTGATCGAGGCGGGCGTTTCGGCCGGCCGCCGGCTGCCGAAGGACGACGCGATCCAGCGCTTCAAGGGTCTGGGCGAGATGAACGCCGAGGAGCTGCGGATCACCACCATGGACGCCGCACACCGCCTGCTCCAGCAGATCACCCTGGAGGACGCGGCCCGCGCCGACGACCTCTTCTCGGTCCTGATGGGCGAGGACGTCGAGGCCCGCCGCTCGTTCATCCAGCGCAACGCCAAGGACGTCCGCTTCCTGGACGTGTGA
- a CDS encoding DUF721 domain-containing protein, translating into MGEERELSGVDLARVALRAAKEQARQRGEQVREKREAKRHGLRSGARADGRDPVPLGAALNRLITERGWEAPAAVAGVMGRWPQIVGPDIAAHCAPEHFDEAEAILTVRCDSTAWATQLRLLARQLVARLNHELGHGTVRVIRVLGPATAQRRYGRLRAPGSQGPRDTWG; encoded by the coding sequence ATGGGCGAGGAACGAGAGCTCTCCGGCGTCGACCTGGCCCGGGTCGCGCTGCGGGCGGCCAAGGAGCAGGCCCGCCAGCGCGGTGAGCAGGTGCGCGAGAAGCGCGAGGCGAAGCGGCACGGGCTGCGCAGCGGGGCCCGCGCGGACGGCCGTGACCCGGTGCCGCTGGGGGCCGCGCTCAATCGTTTGATCACGGAGCGTGGCTGGGAGGCGCCGGCCGCGGTGGCCGGGGTGATGGGCCGCTGGCCGCAGATCGTCGGCCCGGACATCGCCGCGCACTGCGCCCCGGAGCACTTCGACGAGGCCGAGGCGATCCTGACGGTGCGTTGTGACTCCACCGCCTGGGCCACTCAGTTGCGTTTGCTGGCACGGCAGTTGGTCGCCCGGTTGAACCACGAGCTGGGGCACGGCACGGTCCGGGTGATCCGGGTGCTCGGGCCGGCGACCGCGCAGCGGCGGTACGGCCGGCTGCGCGCGCCGGGCAGCCAGGGTCCGCGCGACACCTGGGGCTGA
- the recF gene encoding DNA replication/repair protein RecF (All proteins in this family for which functions are known are DNA-binding proteins that assist the filamentation of RecA onto DNA for the initiation of recombination or recombinational repair.) translates to MHVAHLSLADFRSYARAEVPLDPGVTAFVGPNGQGKTNLVEAVGYLATLGSHRVATDAPLVRQGAERAVVRGSVEDRGRTTLIELEITPGKANRARINRSDNVRPKDVLGLLRTVLFAPEDLALVKGDPGERRRFLDELLTARAPRLAGVRSDYERVLKQRNALLKTAAMARRSGGRGSDLSTLEVWDGHLARAGAELTAFRLQLVAALRPLVAEAYERLAPGGGPTELEYRASAFEGEPPASREEAEQRLLASLQAVRKQETDRGLTLVGPHRDELGLLLGPLPAKGYASHGESWSFALALRLASYELLRADGGEPVLVLDDVFAELDARRRDQLAELVAGGEQVLVTAAVPEDVPKALAGARYAVSGGEVTRLQ, encoded by the coding sequence ATGCATGTCGCGCACCTGTCGCTCGCCGACTTCCGCTCGTACGCCCGGGCCGAGGTTCCCCTCGACCCGGGCGTGACCGCGTTCGTGGGCCCCAACGGCCAGGGGAAGACCAACCTGGTCGAGGCGGTCGGCTACCTGGCCACCCTGGGCAGCCACCGGGTGGCCACCGACGCCCCGCTGGTCCGCCAGGGGGCCGAGCGGGCGGTGGTCCGCGGCTCGGTCGAGGACCGCGGCCGGACCACCCTGATCGAGCTGGAGATCACTCCGGGCAAGGCCAACCGGGCCCGGATCAACCGCTCCGACAACGTCCGCCCGAAGGACGTGCTGGGGCTGCTGCGGACCGTGCTGTTCGCCCCCGAGGACCTGGCCCTGGTGAAGGGCGACCCGGGGGAGCGCCGCCGGTTCCTGGACGAGCTGCTGACCGCCCGGGCGCCCCGGCTGGCCGGTGTGCGGTCCGACTACGAGCGGGTGCTCAAGCAGCGCAACGCCCTGCTGAAGACCGCCGCGATGGCCCGGCGGTCCGGCGGCCGGGGCTCCGACCTGTCCACCCTGGAGGTCTGGGACGGCCACCTGGCCCGGGCCGGCGCCGAGCTGACGGCCTTTCGGCTGCAGCTGGTGGCGGCGCTGCGGCCGCTGGTCGCCGAGGCCTACGAGCGGCTGGCGCCGGGCGGCGGGCCGACCGAGCTGGAGTACCGGGCCTCCGCCTTCGAGGGGGAGCCGCCGGCCAGCCGGGAGGAGGCCGAGCAGCGGCTGCTGGCCTCCCTCCAGGCGGTGCGCAAGCAGGAGACCGACCGCGGCCTGACCCTGGTCGGCCCGCACCGGGACGAGCTGGGGCTGCTGCTCGGCCCCCTGCCGGCCAAGGGCTACGCCAGCCACGGCGAGTCCTGGTCCTTCGCGCTGGCCCTGCGGCTGGCCTCCTACGAGCTGCTCCGGGCCGACGGCGGCGAGCCGGTGCTGGTGCTGGACGACGTCTTCGCCGAGCTGGACGCCCGCCGCCGGGACCAGCTGGCCGAGCTGGTGGCCGGCGGCGAGCAGGTGCTGGTCACCGCGGCGGTGCCGGAGGACGTGCCGAAGGCGCTGGCCGGCGCGCGGTACGCGGTGTCGGGCGGCGAGGTCACCCGGCTCCAGTAG
- the gnd gene encoding phosphogluconate dehydrogenase (NAD(+)-dependent, decarboxylating) — MELGLIGLGKMGGNMRERIRRAGHTVIGYDRNPDLADVASVPELVNKLQAPRVVWVMVPAGEPTQQTIEELAEQLLPGDIVVDGGNSRWTDDEKHAELLAAKGIGFVDCGVSGGVWGLQNGYALMYGGEDEHIARVQPIFDALKPEGEFGAVHAGKAGAGHFAKMVHNGIEYAMMQAYAEGWELLEAVDSVTDVREIFRSWKEGTVIRSWLLDLAVDALDKDEHLAKLKGFAADSGEGRWTVEAAIDHAVPLPAITASLFARFASRQDDSPQMKMIAALRNEFGGHAVESK; from the coding sequence ATGGAGCTCGGCCTCATCGGTCTCGGCAAGATGGGCGGCAACATGCGCGAGCGCATCCGCCGCGCCGGCCACACCGTCATCGGCTACGACCGCAACCCCGACCTCGCCGACGTCGCCAGCGTGCCCGAGCTGGTCAACAAGCTCCAGGCCCCGCGCGTGGTCTGGGTGATGGTTCCGGCCGGCGAGCCCACCCAGCAGACCATCGAGGAGCTGGCCGAGCAGCTGCTGCCCGGCGACATCGTGGTGGACGGCGGCAACTCCCGCTGGACCGACGACGAGAAGCACGCCGAGCTGCTGGCCGCCAAGGGCATCGGCTTCGTCGACTGCGGCGTCTCCGGCGGCGTCTGGGGCCTGCAGAACGGCTACGCGCTGATGTACGGCGGCGAGGACGAGCACATCGCCCGGGTCCAGCCGATCTTCGACGCGCTCAAGCCGGAGGGCGAGTTCGGCGCCGTGCACGCCGGCAAGGCGGGCGCCGGCCACTTCGCCAAGATGGTCCACAACGGCATCGAGTACGCCATGATGCAGGCCTACGCCGAGGGTTGGGAGCTGCTGGAGGCGGTGGACAGCGTGACCGACGTCCGGGAGATCTTCCGCTCCTGGAAGGAGGGCACGGTGATCCGCTCCTGGCTGCTCGACCTGGCGGTGGACGCGCTGGACAAGGACGAGCACCTGGCCAAGCTCAAGGGCTTCGCGGCCGACTCCGGCGAGGGCCGGTGGACCGTCGAGGCCGCGATCGACCACGCCGTTCCGCTGCCGGCGATCACCGCCTCGCTGTTCGCCCGGTTCGCCTCCCGCCAGGACGACTCCCCGCAGATGAAGATGATCGCCGCGCTGCGCAACGAGTTCGGCGGCCACGCGGTCGAGTCCAAGTAG